TCTCCGGCCCAGACGACAAGCGTATCATCCAACATACCTCGTTGTTTTAAATCGAGAATTAAAGCGGCTGTTGCCTGATCCGTTTCTTTAGCAAGTTGCTTGATTTTTGTTGGTAAGTTCAGATGATGATCCCAGCCACGATGATACAACTGGATAAACCGTACCCCTCGTTCCGCCAGACGTCGCGCCAACAAACAGTTGGCAGCGTATGTGCCCGGCTGCTTTGCTTGCTCGCCGTATAATTCAAATGTTGTTGCAGTTTCTTTAGAAAGATCAGCCAATTCTGGAACGGAAGCCTGCATACGAAAAGCAAGTTCATATTGTGCAATCCGCGTTGCGATCTCGGGGTCTCTCTTTTGCTCTAGGGACAAACGATTCAGCGCGTCTAAATCATCGAGCATTTCACGACGCGCCTGTTGATCAATGCCTGGTGGATTAGCAAGAAAGAGCACGGGATCGCTGGAACGACGAAATTTCACTCCCTGATGTTTTGTAGGTAGAAAGCCACTTCCCCAGAGTCGATCATACAACGGTTGGCCACCCGCGCCGGATGTCAAGGCAACAAAGGTAGGCAGATCTCGATTCTCGCTACCTAAACCATACGAAATCCAAGAACCCATACTGGGACGTCCCGCTTGAATACTACCTGTCTGCAAAAACGTGATTGCCGGATCATGATTGATTGCTTCGGTAAACATCGATTTCACGACGCAAATCTCATCAGCGATTTTTGCTGTATGCGGCAGGAGCTCACTCATCCAGATTCCACTTTTACCATGTTGCGCAAATCGAAACATAGACGCGGCAATTGGAAAACTTTTTTGACCGGAAGTCATACCCGTTAATCTCTGCCCACGACGTATTGAATCAGGCAGTTCGGTTTTATGATACTTTTTTAATTCCGGCTTATAATCAAACAAGTCCATCTGAGATGGTGCCCCTGACTGACTCAAATAAATCACCCGCTTGGCACGCGCGGGGAAGTGCAAACCGCTGATGCTGGCCTTTTGCTGATCTGTCGCTTCCGCTTCCTGCAGCAGAGTCGCCAAAGCAGCCATTCCTACACCGGCAGCATTTTTGCGAAGAAATGCACGCCGATTTACTACACTCTGAAATCCATATCGTGTATTTTGCATTTGTTATTCTCTGTTGATTGTTTCATCCAGATTAAGAATCAGGCTCGCGATAACGGTATATGCTGCATGTTGTGCAATATCATATTGTTTTTGGGAACGTGATTCCCCTACAGACAAGAATTTCTTCGCTGCTTCTGGCTCAGCCTGAAAGCGTTTTAAATACCGCTCATAACCTTTCAGTAAAATTGTCGATTCATGTCCGTCCGGCTCACGTGCCAGGACCAACTGCATCGCATATTGAATACGTTTTTCTGGCTGTTGAGCCTGTTTTTGCAGCATTCGTTCTGCCAACTTTCGTGCCGCTTCCACATAGGTCACATCATTCAACAATGCTAATGCCTGTAAGGGCGTGTTTGTGCGCGAACGTTTCACAATACAAGTTTCACGCGAAGGAGCATCGAATGTCGCCATCGCAGGAGGTGGTACCGTCCGCTTCCAATAGGTATACATACTGCGTCGAAACAGATCGTCGCCAGTTCCCTGTTGATATTCCTGACTGGCAATCTCTTTCCAAACCCCCGAGGGTTGATACGGTTTTACAGATGGACCGCCGATTTTTGTACGCAGCAAGCCCGCAGAGAATAATGCCTGATCACGAATCGTTTCTGCAGGTAAACGTAATCGACTGGCGCGGGCTAATAATCGGTTCTCGGGATCAGATTGTTTTAATGCAGAAGAAATATGAGAAGACTGCCGGTAGGTGGCAGAAGTCACAATCAGTCTCTGTAACTGTTTGACATCCCACCCGGAACGAATAAATTCAGTAGCCAGCCAATCCAGTAAACCAGGATGCGTCGGCCAGTCCCCCTGCGAGCCAAAATCTTCGGCCGTCTTCACGAGTCCATTACCAAAATACATCTGCCAGTACCGATTCACGATGACACGTGCTGTTAATGGATTGGAGGGATCAACCAACCAGCGGGCTAACCCCAAACGGTTGCGAGGCAATCCCTCTGGCATCGCCCCTAAACTATCAGGGATATCAGCTGTCACTTTTTCGCCCGGCTTATCATACTCACCACGCATTAGCACAAACGTTGATTTTGATTGCTTGCGTTCCTGCATTACCATGCTAGTCGGCAAACTTCGATAAAACAAATGGCGTTTGTCTTTGAGCGTACTCAACTCGGAGATGGCCACACGATGCTTCTCTGGAGCAAAAAAAGTCAAAAAGTAATTTTGCACTTTCAAGCGTTGGGAATTTGTTCGATTCGCATTGGGAATCTTAAGGATCTGGTTGACCGATTCAGTCACCGATAACACCGCGACTTGATCGCTCGATAAATTAGTACGGTAAATTTTCAAATCATCAATCAAACCACGAAAATAATCCTGTTTGTGATATGCTCCATATTGGAGTGGTGAAGGAAAAGTAAACCCTCCAGTGAGCATATTCAATTTAATTTTTAAATCCTGCTCCACTCCATTGAGATAAAGTTTCATGTCGCGCGCTTGTGAATTACCGGAATATGTCACAGCGAGATGCGACCAGTGATTGACTTTCAAAGCCTGCGTTGAGTGCAGTCGAATCGCATCATCCAACCACCGCGCCCCCATGAATATTTTAACTTTGCCATCATCGAGAAAAAGACGAAAACCGCTTTCATCCTGTGCGGGAGTTAACGAAGCCAGAATCGTACCATCCTTCTGTTGCGGTTTAACCCAGAAAGCAATTGTAAATGGATTCTTGTCGCTCAATGTTGGTTTTTTATCTGTGCTAAATTTCTGCTCACCCTGTAATTTCAATGCCTGATTTTCAATCCCCTCAGCAAATTGGGGTTTTGAAGAAACCTTTTCTTGCTTTACGACCGTGGTATCAGAGGCAGCGTTCGCTTTCTTCGCGTAAAAATCTTTGTTCTGCTCTCCAATCACCTGCATTCGCAAGTCACCTTCAAATTTAACGTGGTATGCTAATTGTTTTTCCGGAACTTTCTTAATCGTATCTTCTACTGACGCATTTTGCTCCCAGGCAACTTGCAATTGCCGTAGTTCGGGTTCCACGTCTCGTAAATACTCTTCAAGCTGCTTAATTTCGTTATCATAATGAGCCAGTTTTTGTTGCTGTCTTTGGGTCGGCGCTTTCACAAATGGCGCTGCATTCCCGTATTTAATCACCCGACCACGCTCAGGAATATTATTGAAAAAAGCGATTAATTGATAAAAGTCTTTTTGTGAAATGGGATCGTATTTGTGCTCATGGCAGCGAGCGCAACCAATCGTCAAACCGAGCCAGACAGTGCCCGTTGTCTCCACCCGGTCAACAGCATACTCCAGTAAATATTCATCGAAAATAATTCCCCCTTCAGAATTGGCTCGATGATTTCGATTAAAACCGGTTGCAATCCGCTGGTTGAGTGTCGGGTTGGGAAGCAGGTCACCGGCCAATTGTTCCACTGTAAATTGATCGAAGGGCAAATTACTGTTGAACGCCTCGATCACCCATTCGCGCCAGCGCCACATATGCCGTTCACCATCAGTCTGGTAGCCACTCGTGTCTGCATATCGAGCCGCATCCAGCCATTCCATTGCCATTCGCTCACCATAATGCGGTGATTTTAACAATCGATTGACTAAAGATTCATAAGCAGTTGATGATTGATCATTCAGAAATTTTTGCTGTTGAGCCAGGGTCGGAGGTAGCCCCGTGAGATCCAGGCTAAGCCGACGAATGAGCGTCGTTTTTTCTGCTTCAGCGGACGGAGTCAGTCCCTCCTTTTCGAGTCGGTCGAGAATAAACGCATCAATTGGATTCCGCACCCAATTTGACTGTTTTACCTGAGGAACCTCTGGACGCCGCGGTGGAATAAAAGCCCAATGGTTCTGCCATGGCGCGCCGGAAGTAATCCATTGTTTGATCGTTGCGATTTGCGCAGCCGTAATTTGTTTCTCAGACTGGGGAGGGGGCATTTGTAAGTCGGGATCTGAAGTAATCAGCCGGGAAAACAATTCACTCTCTTCAGGCTTGCCAGAGATAATCACGCCTGATTCAGCGTCAGTGCCAAATAAACCTGATTTTAAATCAAGTCTTAATTCCGCTTTGCGTTGCGACTTATCCGGTCCATGACACTGAAAACAGAGATCAGATAAGATTGGTCGTACATCACGGTTGAAATCAATTTCTGCTCCTGTTGTTGGACTCATTCCCATAGAGAAAGTCATCAACAGACTCATCAAAAAAATAATACTCCGCGATCTCAGTCTCATCAAATTTGTCCTCGAATCGACATACCCCATTGGGGTTGAACTGAAAAACGATGCAGGCTCATCAGAACAATGATTGTATCACGAGTCTAACTCAGGTGCATCATACTTTTGCTGGCAAGATTATAAATCGTATCACATTTCAAGTCTCCATTTTCGATTCCAGAGAACGATGCATTTCTTATCTGCTCATGAAGTCATCAGACTTATTGACAACATCTCAGATAAGGAATAGACTCAATCTCTGTCTTAAAATCTGTTCAACTTATCTGCATATCGTCTCTTGAGTTTTAAGCATGACACGCTTGTTTCGAATGATCCTCTTGTTACTGCTGATCGTTTCGATTCCAGGTCTTTTTTTCTTATGGCTGATGCCAACAGAATTTTTTCAGTCCTGGATGATCAAACGTGCCGCTCCTGACCAGTTTTCACAGTTTGCAGCCCATGAACAAGCGACTGCAATTCTAGTCTTCTTGCGAATTCTGATCTCGATTCTCTCTCTACTTACACTCATCTGTTTTTATTATTACTCAAGTCTGATTCAATTTACTTCACGTTGCTGGGGAATTGTTGCCGAACAAACTACGATCAGACAAGAAGGGCATTCTCAAACAAAACATACGATTCTGTTTCGATTTTTACTACTTGCCTGGTTCAGTCTCGGAATAGTACATTTTGCAGGTGGTGCCTGGAGAAGAATTGAAGACTGGCCCTGGTATCATTTTAATTCCGGTGCCACTATTTTGCCGAATATGAGCGATTCCAACCGAGACGTAATCCGTTTTCTGAAAGAAACAACAGATGGCGATGCACGAATCCTGGTATTGAGCGATCAAAAACTGTTCTTTCTTTCGTACTATCTTCTCCCACGAAAATTATTTCACCCGATCCATCCCGAGAGTGAATTTGTCATTCCCAAAGAGCATCAACAAAGACAACTGAAAGCGTATCGACTATCAGATCTTGATGCTGAATACATTTCCAAACTCAATCCCGATTATATTCTTGAATACTATGAGGGAGCAGATTATCTCGAGAAAGATCGATTTCGCGAAGATCCTCGCTGGTTACAATTTCTGCAGAAGAAATACGGATATGGCCATCAACCAACTTACAATGTAAGACTGCATCAAATCACTCCTTCGACAACATCCTCATCCCCCCCAAAACCAGAACAGGTGGTAGTGCCTTGATGGACATGGCCTTGACACTGTTGGGTGTAATTGGAGTATGGGGAATTGGTATTGCCTTTTCAGTCAACCTGCTTCCCAAACCAGCCAAGTCTTCAGAACCCTTTTCTCACATCGTAGAAGTTCTTGGCCTGGGAGTCATACTTGGATTTGGTGGAACCGCGCTATTCTATCTGTTGTGGGGAATGTCTGGTCTATCATATACATCTCCGCTCTCCTACATTTGGATGAGCATGGGAATAATTATCGGCATCAGCACTCTATTTGTGCAGAATCGATCTCTAAAACAAAAGACTCATTGTACTGAGTCCACCGCAGAAATTGATTTTAAACGTCTTTGTCTGGGAATCCTTTTATTTCTGTCAGTAAGTACAATATTACAATGCCTGATGACCCCTCAACGTTTCTGGGATGAACGCGCTATTTTCGGGCTCAAAGCGATTGTCATTTTTCAGGAAGCCACAATTCAAAGTGACTCCCTGTTACATCCTGATTTTGTGCAGTATCACCCCAAATACCCATTGTTGATTCCACTAAATGAAGCTCACTTCTACTTGCTGTTCGGAGAAGTCAATGACCGTTGGTCAAAAATCATATTCCCTATGCTTTATGTCGGAATGACTCTCACATTTCTAGGTACAATTCTACAACTCACGCGGCAAAAAGTTCGTACCTGGCTGTTCACATTAATGCTTGCAACCGTTCCTGTAATGGTGCCATTTGAATACGGCTTTCTTTCAGGTCAGGCTGATGGTCCTATTGCCTGCTTTCATACAGTGACTTTGCTCTATCTCTGGCGTTACCTCAGTGGTCTCAAAAATCCGGAGGACAAGCGATCTTCGTCTACACGTTATTTGATCATTGCAGGACTGACGGCAGGAATGACGATTTTTACAAAAGATGAAGGTATCGCTTTTTTCCTCATCGACCTCATCGCTTTATCCATCATTACGCTGATTTATTTTCGAAACCAGTTCGTATTGGCCGTAACATCAATATTCAAATTTGGGATCACGACAGTAATTGTTGTTGCCCCATGGTTTTATCATAGAGAGCAACTTCCATCGACAACCGAGATGGGGTATTTCAGCAGGATGCAAATTTCAACTTTTGCTGAAGGAATGGCCGCGCTTACCTGGGCAATCCAACATTTGCTCTGGCGCATGTTTCTTCAAGCTGGTAAATGGGGATTGCAATGGTGGATGCTGATTCTCTCTTTCGTCGCGTTCCCACTCAAAGCAATCAAACCTAATCAACTGTTTCTATTATTGAATATCCTGGGAGCATTGGCGGCGCTACTAATCGCTGGAATGATCGCTCCCACAGCGGTGGAAGAACATATTGGAGAATCAAGCCAACGATTTTTAATGCAAATCTCGGGTGCTGCCGTCCTGTTTATTGCGGGACAATGGATCTGCGACCAAGAATAACATCTGATTGGAAAAGGTGTAGCGTGAATAGTCTGTTAATTTAAGATTCACGATTTTCAACTGTGTTTGTTTCAGAGCAGGAGTTGCCATCGAATAGCAGTAATGATCACGAACCAAAATTCTCTCGATACCAGAAATAGAGCTGACGAAATGGGGGAGTGAACTGATCAGAAGATTCCTGCAACATTGCATCAATCGTTTGTAATTCAAAAAAATCTGCCCGCTCAATTTCTTTGGGATCGAAAGTGAAGGGGCCATCTGAAAATGTACGGAACAAGATCGTATGCTCGTATGCGCTCTGCGGTGTACCAGGAAATTTTTTCAACGGTTCGAGAGGCGTTGCTATACCAATCTCTTCCCACATCTCCCGTTGAGCCGATTCAGCATAATCTTCGCCTGCACTTAGATGTCCTGAAGCCGAAGAGGTATAACAATGGGGATATTCATCTTTGGTGGCAGAGCGAAACTGTAATAGCAACTCATTCTGTGAATTGAAGACAAATACATTCGCAGCACGATGTAATAGTTTGCGCGCGTGAACAATAGAGCGGGGCAGTTGTTCTAATACTCGATCTTGCTCGTCAACCACATCAAACAGTTCTTCTGATTCCATTGAGAGAACTTCACTTATGGTTGGATATGTAGAACATCAGAGCGCGGAATAGAATGAACCGATATCGAGTCAGTGAAAAAGAAAAAATTAAAAAGACAGGAAACTAAATAGAGTTCTCAGAGAAATAACTTTCTTCGAAATTTTCCTGGCCTTCGCCATCGTAATAACTAACAACATAATTCGCCATACCAATGGTTATGATATCACCTGGATAAAGCAATGTCTCGTTAACGATCTCAGAGTTAACTATCGTGCCATTTGTAGATTCCAAATCACGCACGCGAACTGCATTATTAACAAACATCAATTCACATTGCTGCCGACTCAACATAGGATCAAGAATTCGTAAATCGCAACTATTACTTCTTCCCAATACAACGGGCAATTCATCAATACTGACATCAATATCCGGTAAATCAGGATGGTCACTGATAAGATGAATTTTCATGGAAAGAACCTTTTCACTCTCTGGCAGAATGAGAATCAAGTTGTTGATTCTTTAATCATCTGCGATTGGGGTGGGTCAAATAAGGGGTAGGCAATAGCGAGGATAATAACGGAATTTAAGTACATCACATATGCAAACTCTTATGCGTAATTCTACTAATAAATTACTGGACCTGCAATGGGAAACCACAAAAAGATCGTAAAATCTGAATTTCCCTCAAAATGAGGTGAATCAGAGATTTCCGAATTAGTGTGGAATACCGGAATACATTGGCTTTTCTTTAGTGATGTCGGTCAATTCCTTAAAAATTCAGCCTTTTGTAACTCCTTTAGGAGTAAAATTTTAATGGGCTCACAAGTTAGAAATTCTGCAAATTCGATATTCAAAAAAGGCACACTTTTAAGATGAGCAACTTTGTTGGTTCGTTTATTCTATTCCAAAATTCCTTCGATCAGAAACTCCACTGGTTGGCTCACTGGAACTATGAACGCCAGGAATTCATGCTGCCGGGGGGCAGCAAAAGACCATTTGAAACGTTCCAGCATTGCCTGATTTCTGAACTTGAAAAATCATTTGAACTCGTCCCGTTTGATGATTTTATCCTTTTTCAGGAACCGTTGGCCCACCTGGCTTTCAGTGAAAAGATGCGCTCTTCGCAAGAGTCCGAACATTTTATCATTGAGTTGTTCGAATTTCAGTCTCTGAATGAACATGCACAAAAAGTCCTTGAATGTGACTTGCGAAATCGTTGGGTCAACGTGCAGGAAATTGAAGAAGGCTCAACTGCTGATGGTTTTCCCATTTCCAGTTTATTTCGTTCTCTGTTCCATAAAGCTAACCTCGCCAATCGTCTCTCCTAACCCATACCATAAATTTTGCCAAAGTCTTCAAGCATCTTGGGTATCTGGTTACTGTTTCATCAATGATTCACTAGAATTAATCGTAATAAGACTTGATTCCAGCATGATTGATCTAGTTTAATTTACAATACCCAATGAGGGACCGCTTCGTTCTCGCAAGATGCGATCTAAGAAACCATTCGTTTTATTCGTTCTGGATTATATACATCATCTGGACACAAACTTTGGAGAGATCTATGAGAAGTCTCAAAACAACAACAATTCTTGCGGGAATACTGGCAATCGCCTTTTCAAGTTCGTTCGCCGGTGAAACCAGTAAAAAATCAGTTCCACCTGTCCTGAAACACAAACTGAAATCACTTGATGGTAAGGATGTCGACCTGAGTAAGTACCAGGATAAAGTTTTATTAATTGTCAATACTGCCAGCAAATGCGGCGCAACACCACAATACAAAGACCTGCAAGCACTCCATGAAAAGTACAAAGACCAGGGGCTAGTCGTTCTTGGATTTCCCTGCAATCAGTTTGGTGCTCAGGAGCCTGGAACCGCATTACAGATTTCTGAGTTCTGTACCAAAAACTATGGGGTCACTTTTGACATGTTCAGCAAAATCGATGTCAATGGTGAAAACGCCGATGATCTCTATAAGTACCTGACATCCAAAAAAGCAAATCCTAAAACCGCTGGTCCAGTAAAATGGAACTTCGAAAAGTTTTTGATCAATCGTGATGGAGAAATTGCAGCACGGTTCCGAACACGCGTCAATCCGCAGTCTAAAGAGGTAACCAAAGCTGTTGAAGCGGAATTAAAGAAGAAATAATCATTTGCTTCTCACACATCAAAGGGATACATCTGGATTAGGTGTGTCCCTTTTTTTATGAAATATGTTCCATGAATTACGATTTTTTCTCCCCTCAACAAATCCACTTTGGCTGGGAACGATTCAATGAAGTAGGACAGCTTGCTGCTTCGCTCGGTACACGTGCTTTGATCATTTCTGGCTCACGTTCGCTGGAAGCAAACGGTGTGATTCATGATTTGCAAAGATTGCTATCCCGTGCAAATGTCACCAGCGAATTGATCCGAACGGTTTCAAATGAGCCACTGGTCTCCGACGTTGATCTGACCACAAATATCCTACATCACAGTGGAATTAGAGCAGGGGATTTTGTCATTGGAATTGGTGGAGGCTCTGGAATTGATCTGGCCAAAGCTTGTGCTGCAATGGTGACAAACCGTGAAAGCGACTCAGTTCTGGATTATCTGGAGGGCGTTGGTCGTGGCTTAAGTCTGACTCAAGCGCCACTCCCCATGCTGGCAATTCCCACCACTGCGGGTACAGGTAGTGAAGCCACGAAGAACGCCGTCATTTCCAATCATTCACCGGCATTTAAAAAAAGCTTGAGAGCCAATCAGATGATTCCTGATCTGGTGCTCTGTGATCCAAAACTCTCGTGTTCCGTACCTCCCCACATTACTGCACAAACCGGAATGGATACCATTACCCAACTGTTGGAAAGTTACATCTCCTCTCGTGCTAAACCCATTCCACAGGCACTCTGCCTGCAAGGACTCAAGTTAGCATTACCTGCACTCGCAGAGGCAGTTGAAGATGGAGACTCTAGAAGTAGTCGAGAAAACATGTCGCATGCGGCGTTACTTTCCGGAATCGCATTGGCCAACTCCGGATTGGGAATGGCACATGGAGTTGCTCCGGCCCTTGGAATTCACTGTAACATTCCACACGGATTAGCGTGTGCCGTCATGTTACCTGCAACCCTCAAAACAAATTTATCAGTTCGTCAAAAAGAGTATGCTGAAATCACTCGTTTTATCTCGCCCGAACTTTCATTTGATGAAACGGACGCGGCTCAGTATCTCATTGATCAGATACAAGCATTAAACAACCGTATTAAGATTCCCTGTACTCTCTCTGAACTTGGTGTAACTCACTCACAGATTCCGGACCTCGTCGCCAGTTCGCGAGGTAATAGTATGAGTGGAAATCCTCGAGAAATCTCAGATGAAGAGCTGACACATATCCTGGAAGATCTGTTGTAATGATGAAAATTCTACGATCAAACCTGATCGACGCTACGTAGGCCGCTGGCTGTCCGTAAAGTGTGCAAAGAATGTCGTACTCATTTTAATTCGTTCTCGCTTTCGTTAGAATGCTGTCGTAACGGTTTGGCACATTCTACTAAATAAAGTAGTACCACACTTTTTCGAACAATATATTTTTCCAAATCCATTCTTTCAGACAGGGCATTGACAGCATGATTATCGCAGCCGGCCTGAGCCCGGCCTGGCAGCAAATTCTGGAAGTTGATCAGTTACGAACAGGGGAGGTCAATCGCTGCCGAACTGCTCATTGGTGTGCCTCGGGAAAAGTGATTAACGTGGGAATCGCTTTACAACATCTAGAGGTTCCTAATAAGACGATATTTCCTGCCGGAGGTCCGATTCGAACTTTCATTGAGCAAGACCTTGATCTTTTAAAAGTTCGCTATCGTGTATTGGACCAACAAAACCCGACTCGTATTTGCACCACTGTTCTGGATCAATCTTCAGGTCAGACAACGGAGCTTGTCGAAAATGCGTCACCACTCTCTGAAAAAGAACTCAACGCATTTTCAAACGAATTTAACCGTTGGGTTTCAAAGGCAAATATCGTAGTCCTCTCTGGATCACTTCCAGCGGGAACACTAGCCACATTTTATCGTGACCTGATTGCTGTGGCAGATTGCCCTGTGATCCTGGATGCGCGTGGTCCTGAATTGGAGACGGCATTAAGTCAAAAACCTTTCCTGGTGAAACCGAATCTCGAAGAACTGGAACGCACACTTTCCTGTTCTCTTTCCAATACCAAAGAACTGATCGAAGGCATGCAGGAAATCAATCGGAGAGGCGCAGATTGGGTTGTGATCTCTCAAGGAAATGCATCATTATGGGCAACATCAGGAGACCAGGTTTTTCGATTCACGCCTCCTCCAGTCAAAGGTGTGAATCCCATTGGGTGTGGTGACAGTCTTGCTGCAGGAATTGCCGCCGGTCTGTATCGAGAGTGGACTATTCCCGATGCGATCCGCTGGGGTATGGCTGCCGCTGCTGATAATTTGACTCAACTACTGCCCGCGAGACTCTCGCTACCCAAAGTACAAGCGTTTTACGAAGAAGTCGAACTGGAACAAATAGCTTGATCAACGAACCAAATAATCAAAAACCTGCTCTGCTGGCAGCTCAGCAATTGGGACGGCAAACAGAAACCGGACAATGGCTCATCAGGAATTTGTCGCTCACAATCCACTCAGGTGACCGGATCGCCATCGTGGGGCCAACCGGTTCCGGAAAATCGCTCTTTTTACGTTCTCTAGCAATCCTGGATGAAATTCAGGAAGGCGAGATTCATTTTCATGGCAAGCTTATAAAGGATAAACAGATTCCGCATTTTCGCAGTCAGGTGGTTTATCTGCAACAACGACCTGTCTTAATTGAAGGAATCGTGCAAGCCAACTTGGAATTCGCATTGAAATTTCAAACGAATCAACATAAACCTCAAGACACCTCAGCTGTTTTAAATTTACTGAACTCGTTTGAGAGACCAGAAGAATTCCTACATCGTCATTCCAGTCTACTTTCAGGCGGAGAGGGACAAATTGTTGCTTTACTACGTGCCCTGGTGCTATCACCACAAGTACTGCTCCTTGATGAACCAACGTCGGCACTCGATCAGCAGACTGCAAAAATGTTCGAATCGATCATTTTAACCTGGATGGAAACTTCAGAATTGAACCCCGCATTTGTCTGGATTACACACGATCAGAGTCAAGCACAGCGAATCGCCAGCCAGATCATGACGTTTCCGTCAGGAAATATTTCTGAAAGTCAAAAAACCCCATGAGCATTTCGCAGGATGATCTCTTTTGTTAATAATGAAATGAATCCGATTGGAACGAAACCGGATTTTAAGTATGATTATGATGTTGAGCTTTCTCTCACCTCTTCTAAGGAGACAACAGATGCCCGTTAATATTCAGCAACATGAGGATCAGAATTACCTCGAAATTCAGATGTCAGGAAAACTGACCAAAGAAGACTATCATGAATTCATTCCAATCATTGAAACCATGATCGAGCAAAAAGGGCTGTTACACATTCTTTTAGAGCTGCATGATTTCCATGGCTGGACAGCCGGTGCTTTGTGGGAAGATATCAAATTTGACGTGAAGCACTTTAACGACATCGCACGCCTGGCTATGGTTGGCGAAAGTAAATGGCAAGAAGGCATGGCTACCTTCTGCAAGCCCTTTACTAAAGCAAAGATCAAGTACTTTGAAGCCTCTGAGTTGGAAGCAGCAAAAACGTGGATCACCGAATCTACATAAGAAATGGCGAAACCCAAAACCGTATTCACGGCCATGGATTCAATCACGCGTTTTGACAAGTTGAACCAGCATCTCAGTACTCCATTCCTGATCTGCAGGAATGGAGACTGCCGTTTTATTTTCCGCTTCTGAAAGTGGCTCAGCCACTTCTAACTGCCGCGCCAACACTTCTATTGTTGCATCTGATGGATCGTCGCTGAAGACTTGCCGGTCAATGATCCGTGATTCGAGAGTTTTTCGGTCTGCAGAGAAGTTCAGAAGTAAAAAGGGCATCTGTAAACATTCTGCTAATTCTTGAAATAAGGAACGTTGCCAGGCTTTTAAAGTGGTTGCATCTACAATGACAGTCCAACCTGCTTTCAAAATCATTTGAGCAAGTTGGGACAATTGCTGGTATGTTTTCTCTGTGACTGCCAATGAATAGAGTTCTACTTTCTCAAGCTGGTTTTCCCTTTGTATGCGTTTGCGTTCCACGTCAGAGCGGATACGAATCGCTTTCATTCCTTCCAGTAATAA
The Gimesia aquarii DNA segment above includes these coding regions:
- a CDS encoding iron-containing alcohol dehydrogenase → MNYDFFSPQQIHFGWERFNEVGQLAASLGTRALIISGSRSLEANGVIHDLQRLLSRANVTSELIRTVSNEPLVSDVDLTTNILHHSGIRAGDFVIGIGGGSGIDLAKACAAMVTNRESDSVLDYLEGVGRGLSLTQAPLPMLAIPTTAGTGSEATKNAVISNHSPAFKKSLRANQMIPDLVLCDPKLSCSVPPHITAQTGMDTITQLLESYISSRAKPIPQALCLQGLKLALPALAEAVEDGDSRSSRENMSHAALLSGIALANSGLGMAHGVAPALGIHCNIPHGLACAVMLPATLKTNLSVRQKEYAEITRFISPELSFDETDAAQYLIDQIQALNNRIKIPCTLSELGVTHSQIPDLVASSRGNSMSGNPREISDEELTHILEDLL
- a CDS encoding 1-phosphofructokinase family hexose kinase, translated to MIIAAGLSPAWQQILEVDQLRTGEVNRCRTAHWCASGKVINVGIALQHLEVPNKTIFPAGGPIRTFIEQDLDLLKVRYRVLDQQNPTRICTTVLDQSSGQTTELVENASPLSEKELNAFSNEFNRWVSKANIVVLSGSLPAGTLATFYRDLIAVADCPVILDARGPELETALSQKPFLVKPNLEELERTLSCSLSNTKELIEGMQEINRRGADWVVISQGNASLWATSGDQVFRFTPPPVKGVNPIGCGDSLAAGIAAGLYREWTIPDAIRWGMAAAADNLTQLLPARLSLPKVQAFYEEVELEQIA
- a CDS encoding ATP-binding cassette domain-containing protein, giving the protein MINEPNNQKPALLAAQQLGRQTETGQWLIRNLSLTIHSGDRIAIVGPTGSGKSLFLRSLAILDEIQEGEIHFHGKLIKDKQIPHFRSQVVYLQQRPVLIEGIVQANLEFALKFQTNQHKPQDTSAVLNLLNSFERPEEFLHRHSSLLSGGEGQIVALLRALVLSPQVLLLDEPTSALDQQTAKMFESIILTWMETSELNPAFVWITHDQSQAQRIASQIMTFPSGNISESQKTP
- a CDS encoding STAS/SEC14 domain-containing protein yields the protein MPVNIQQHEDQNYLEIQMSGKLTKEDYHEFIPIIETMIEQKGLLHILLELHDFHGWTAGALWEDIKFDVKHFNDIARLAMVGESKWQEGMATFCKPFTKAKIKYFEASELEAAKTWITEST